A region from the Brassica napus cultivar Da-Ae chromosome C8, Da-Ae, whole genome shotgun sequence genome encodes:
- the LOC106365695 gene encoding protein SEMI-ROLLED LEAF 2-like isoform X2 — protein MGVMSRRVLPACGNICFFCCPSLRVRSRHPVKRYKQMLADIFPRNQDAEPNDRKIGKLCEYASRNPLRIPKINEYLEHKCYRELRNGNIGSVKVVLCIYKRLLSSCKEQMPLFSCSLLTIVPTLLEQTKDVEVQILGCYTLVDFITLQTENSHMFNLEGLIPKLCQLAQEMGDDERLLRLRSAAMQALAIMVSFIGEHSQLSMDLDMIISVILENYMDLEKGQEDTNELNPVTDYNLEKNMENSKSASYWSMVCLCNIAKLAKETTTVRRVLEPLLNAFDSGDYWSPQKSVASSVLLFLQSRLEESGGSCHVLVSSLIKHLDHKNVTKQQGIQVNMVKVATCLVVHAKQGASGAMTAVIAELIKHLRKCLQNAAESDLSANETKQNSELQHALENCIAELSKKVGDAGPILDMLAVVLETISTNVYVARTTASAILRAALIVSVVPNVTYHKKVFPDALFHQLLLAMSHTDCETRVVAHSIFSVLLLGTLCLPWSDQHKETSDAVEESLNSDQYKDVNHTSLSSLKDVDGDIKSLCSLRLSSNQVNMLLSSLWIQATSTGNTPANFEAMASTYSTTILFSLAKRSKHMALVWCFQLAFSLRNLSLNQNGGLQLSRRRSIFTFASYLLILSAKISNIPELIPIVKESLTAQMVDPCLVLEGDIRLRAVCSGSETDDSDALNSSVIVANDSRLKDIVITHFTSKFPTLSEEEQSNLRKEINSDFCRDDAHPLVAPLFMDTAGSDSPLNQIELPAFEEVELPAIVALEGISPGVSGSQSGHTTSLSTNTNPVDVLSVNELLESVSETARQVASLPVSSLPVPYDQMMNQCEALMNGKQQKMSVLRSFKPEAAKAITFSEEDEKEEVFLLKETEEANEDDQKALAPVQPQGQLASCSHGVEQDSFRLPPSSPYDEFLKAAGC, from the exons atggGGGTTATGTCCAGACGGGTCTTGCCCGCCTGTGGTAACATCTGTTTCTTCTGTTGTCCTTCCTTGAGGGTTAGGTCAAGGCATCCTGTTAAACGCTATAAGCAAATGCTCGCCGATATTTTCCCTCGTAATCAG GATGCTGAGCCGAATGATAGAAAAATAGGCAAGCTTTGTGAGTATGCGTCAAGGAATCCTTTACGAATCCCAAAg ATCAATGAGTACCTTGAGCACAAATGTTACAGAGAATTGCGAAATGGGAATATCGGATCAGTTAAAGTCGTCTTGTGCATTTACAAGAGATTGCTTTCATCATGTAAGGAGCAGAT GCCTTTGTTTTCCTGTAGTTTGCTAACCATTGTCCCAACTCTTTTGGAGCAAACAAAAGATGTTGAAGTTCAGATCTTGGGTTGCTATACCCTTGTTGACTTTATAACCTTACAG ACTGAGAATTCACACATGTTCAACTTAGaaggtctaatccctaaacTTTGTCAACTTGCTCAAGAAATGGGGGATGATGAAAGATTACTCCGATTACGGTCTGCAGCAATGCAGGCTTTGGCAATCATG GTATCTTTCATTGGTGAGCATTCCCAACTATCAATGGACTTGGATATG ATTATCTCTGTGATTCTTGAGAATTATATGGATTTGGAGAAGGGTCAAGAAGATACAAACGAACTTAATCCTGTGACTGACTATAACTTGGAGAAAAACAT GGAGAATTCGAAGAGCGCTTCATACTGGTCTATGGTTTGCCTCTGCAATATAGCCAAGTTAGCAAAGGAAACTACAACTGTTCGTCGTGTTCTGGAACCGCTTTTGAATGCTTTTGACAGTGGTGATTACTGGTCTCCACAGAAGAGCGTTGCCTCTTCTGTTCTACTGTTTCTGCAGTCTCGTCTGGAAGAATCAG GAGGGAGCTGTCATGTGTTGGTATCTTCTTTGATCAAGCACTTGGATCATAAGAATGTGACGAAGCAACAAGGTATTCAAGTTAACATGGTTAAGGTAGCCACATGCCTTGTGGTGCATGCTAAGCAGGGGGCTTCAGGAGCGATGACTGCTGTAATAGCTGAGCTGATTAAGCACTTGCGGAAATGCCTGCAAAATGCAGCTGAATCGGATCTCTCTGCTAATGAAACGAAGCAGAACTCTGAGCTTCAGCATGCTTTAGAAAATTGCATTGCGGAGCTCTCAAAAAAG GTTGGGGATGCAGGGCCTATTCTTGATATGTTGGCGGTGGTTCTTGAGACTATATCCACCAATGTATACGTTGCTAGGACCACAGCATCAGCCATTCTCCGTGCTGCACTTATAGTATCAGTGGTCCCAAATGTTACTTACCACAAGAAA GTGTTTCCAGATGCCTTGTTTCACCAACTGCTCCTTGCGATGTCACACACAGATTGTGAAACTAGAGTTGTGGCACACAGTATATTCTCAGTTCTGCTTCTTGGAACTCTTTGTTTGCCTTGGTCAGACCAACATAAGGAAACCTCAGATGCTGTTGAGGAATCCTTAAACAGTGATCAGTATAAAGATGTAAACCACACATCCTTGAGTAGCTTAAAGGATGTAGATGGTGACATTAAG TCGCTATGTTCACTCAGACTCAGTAGTAATCAAGTGAATATGCTCCTTTCATCCCTATGGATCCAAGCAACTTCCACCGGGAATACCCCTGCGAATTTTGAGGCTATGGCCAGCACGTATAGTACCACTATTTTGTTTTCACTAGCAAAG AGATCAAAGCACATGGCTCTGGTGTGGTGTTTTCAGCTAGCATTCTCTCTTAGAAATCTCTCGCTGAATCAAAATG GAGGTTTGCAGCTCTCTCGTAGAAGATCGATCTTCACATTTGCATCATACTTGCTCATTTTAAGTGCCAAGATCTCCAATATACCTGAGCTAATTCCAATAGTCAAAGAATCTTTAACTGCTCAAATG GTTGATCCTTGTCTTGTTCTGGAAGGAGATATCAGACTTCGGGCTGTATGTTCTGGATCTGAGACAGATGATAGTGATGCTCTCAACTCGTCAGTGATTGTTGCAAATGATAGTCGCCTGAAGGATATCGTTATCACTCATTTTACATCGAAGTTTCCGACATTATCCGAG GAGGAGCAATCAAATCTGAGAAAGGAGATTAACTCAGATTTTTGCCGAGATGATGCACACCCTCTTGTTGCACCATTGTTCATGGATACAGCTGGATCTGATTCTCCTCTTAATCAAATAGAACTTCCAGCTTTTGAAGAG GTTGAGCTTCCAGCAATAGTAGCATTGGAAGGCATTTCCCCGGGTGTTAGTGGGAGTCAGTCTGGGCACACAACATCATTGTCCACAAACACTAACCCTGTAGATGTTCTGAGTGTCAACGAGTTGTTAGAATCG GTGTCAGAAACTGCTCGGCAAGTTGCAAGTCTCCCTGTTTCCTCGCTTCCTGTACCTTATGACCAAATGATGAATCAGTGTGAAGCACTTATGAACGGTAAGCAGCAAAAGATGTCTGTTCTTAGAAGTTTCAAACCCGAAGCAGCCAAAGCTATAACTTTCtctgaagaagatgaaaagGAGGAAGTCTTTCTTCTCAAGGAG ACAGAAGAAGCTAATGAAGATGATCAGAAGGCACTGGCACCAGTCCAACCTCAAGGCCAGCTCGCATCCTGCTCACACGGAGTGGAACAAGATTCGTTTCGGTTACCTCCTTCAAGCCCCTACGATGAATTTTTGAAAGCAGCCGGATGTTAA
- the LOC106365695 gene encoding protein SEMI-ROLLED LEAF 2-like isoform X1 codes for MGVMSRRVLPACGNICFFCCPSLRVRSRHPVKRYKQMLADIFPRNQDAEPNDRKIGKLCEYASRNPLRIPKINEYLEHKCYRELRNGNIGSVKVVLCIYKRLLSSCKEQMPLFSCSLLTIVPTLLEQTKDVEVQILGCYTLVDFITLQTENSHMFNLEGLIPKLCQLAQEMGDDERLLRLRSAAMQALAIMVSFIGEHSQLSMDLDMIISVILENYMDLEKGQEDTNELNPVTDYNLEKNMENSKSASYWSMVCLCNIAKLAKETTTVRRVLEPLLNAFDSGDYWSPQKSVASSVLLFLQSRLEESAGGSCHVLVSSLIKHLDHKNVTKQQGIQVNMVKVATCLVVHAKQGASGAMTAVIAELIKHLRKCLQNAAESDLSANETKQNSELQHALENCIAELSKKVGDAGPILDMLAVVLETISTNVYVARTTASAILRAALIVSVVPNVTYHKKVFPDALFHQLLLAMSHTDCETRVVAHSIFSVLLLGTLCLPWSDQHKETSDAVEESLNSDQYKDVNHTSLSSLKDVDGDIKSLCSLRLSSNQVNMLLSSLWIQATSTGNTPANFEAMASTYSTTILFSLAKRSKHMALVWCFQLAFSLRNLSLNQNGGLQLSRRRSIFTFASYLLILSAKISNIPELIPIVKESLTAQMVDPCLVLEGDIRLRAVCSGSETDDSDALNSSVIVANDSRLKDIVITHFTSKFPTLSEEEQSNLRKEINSDFCRDDAHPLVAPLFMDTAGSDSPLNQIELPAFEEVELPAIVALEGISPGVSGSQSGHTTSLSTNTNPVDVLSVNELLESVSETARQVASLPVSSLPVPYDQMMNQCEALMNGKQQKMSVLRSFKPEAAKAITFSEEDEKEEVFLLKETEEANEDDQKALAPVQPQGQLASCSHGVEQDSFRLPPSSPYDEFLKAAGC; via the exons atggGGGTTATGTCCAGACGGGTCTTGCCCGCCTGTGGTAACATCTGTTTCTTCTGTTGTCCTTCCTTGAGGGTTAGGTCAAGGCATCCTGTTAAACGCTATAAGCAAATGCTCGCCGATATTTTCCCTCGTAATCAG GATGCTGAGCCGAATGATAGAAAAATAGGCAAGCTTTGTGAGTATGCGTCAAGGAATCCTTTACGAATCCCAAAg ATCAATGAGTACCTTGAGCACAAATGTTACAGAGAATTGCGAAATGGGAATATCGGATCAGTTAAAGTCGTCTTGTGCATTTACAAGAGATTGCTTTCATCATGTAAGGAGCAGAT GCCTTTGTTTTCCTGTAGTTTGCTAACCATTGTCCCAACTCTTTTGGAGCAAACAAAAGATGTTGAAGTTCAGATCTTGGGTTGCTATACCCTTGTTGACTTTATAACCTTACAG ACTGAGAATTCACACATGTTCAACTTAGaaggtctaatccctaaacTTTGTCAACTTGCTCAAGAAATGGGGGATGATGAAAGATTACTCCGATTACGGTCTGCAGCAATGCAGGCTTTGGCAATCATG GTATCTTTCATTGGTGAGCATTCCCAACTATCAATGGACTTGGATATG ATTATCTCTGTGATTCTTGAGAATTATATGGATTTGGAGAAGGGTCAAGAAGATACAAACGAACTTAATCCTGTGACTGACTATAACTTGGAGAAAAACAT GGAGAATTCGAAGAGCGCTTCATACTGGTCTATGGTTTGCCTCTGCAATATAGCCAAGTTAGCAAAGGAAACTACAACTGTTCGTCGTGTTCTGGAACCGCTTTTGAATGCTTTTGACAGTGGTGATTACTGGTCTCCACAGAAGAGCGTTGCCTCTTCTGTTCTACTGTTTCTGCAGTCTCGTCTGGAAGAATCAG CAGGAGGGAGCTGTCATGTGTTGGTATCTTCTTTGATCAAGCACTTGGATCATAAGAATGTGACGAAGCAACAAGGTATTCAAGTTAACATGGTTAAGGTAGCCACATGCCTTGTGGTGCATGCTAAGCAGGGGGCTTCAGGAGCGATGACTGCTGTAATAGCTGAGCTGATTAAGCACTTGCGGAAATGCCTGCAAAATGCAGCTGAATCGGATCTCTCTGCTAATGAAACGAAGCAGAACTCTGAGCTTCAGCATGCTTTAGAAAATTGCATTGCGGAGCTCTCAAAAAAG GTTGGGGATGCAGGGCCTATTCTTGATATGTTGGCGGTGGTTCTTGAGACTATATCCACCAATGTATACGTTGCTAGGACCACAGCATCAGCCATTCTCCGTGCTGCACTTATAGTATCAGTGGTCCCAAATGTTACTTACCACAAGAAA GTGTTTCCAGATGCCTTGTTTCACCAACTGCTCCTTGCGATGTCACACACAGATTGTGAAACTAGAGTTGTGGCACACAGTATATTCTCAGTTCTGCTTCTTGGAACTCTTTGTTTGCCTTGGTCAGACCAACATAAGGAAACCTCAGATGCTGTTGAGGAATCCTTAAACAGTGATCAGTATAAAGATGTAAACCACACATCCTTGAGTAGCTTAAAGGATGTAGATGGTGACATTAAG TCGCTATGTTCACTCAGACTCAGTAGTAATCAAGTGAATATGCTCCTTTCATCCCTATGGATCCAAGCAACTTCCACCGGGAATACCCCTGCGAATTTTGAGGCTATGGCCAGCACGTATAGTACCACTATTTTGTTTTCACTAGCAAAG AGATCAAAGCACATGGCTCTGGTGTGGTGTTTTCAGCTAGCATTCTCTCTTAGAAATCTCTCGCTGAATCAAAATG GAGGTTTGCAGCTCTCTCGTAGAAGATCGATCTTCACATTTGCATCATACTTGCTCATTTTAAGTGCCAAGATCTCCAATATACCTGAGCTAATTCCAATAGTCAAAGAATCTTTAACTGCTCAAATG GTTGATCCTTGTCTTGTTCTGGAAGGAGATATCAGACTTCGGGCTGTATGTTCTGGATCTGAGACAGATGATAGTGATGCTCTCAACTCGTCAGTGATTGTTGCAAATGATAGTCGCCTGAAGGATATCGTTATCACTCATTTTACATCGAAGTTTCCGACATTATCCGAG GAGGAGCAATCAAATCTGAGAAAGGAGATTAACTCAGATTTTTGCCGAGATGATGCACACCCTCTTGTTGCACCATTGTTCATGGATACAGCTGGATCTGATTCTCCTCTTAATCAAATAGAACTTCCAGCTTTTGAAGAG GTTGAGCTTCCAGCAATAGTAGCATTGGAAGGCATTTCCCCGGGTGTTAGTGGGAGTCAGTCTGGGCACACAACATCATTGTCCACAAACACTAACCCTGTAGATGTTCTGAGTGTCAACGAGTTGTTAGAATCG GTGTCAGAAACTGCTCGGCAAGTTGCAAGTCTCCCTGTTTCCTCGCTTCCTGTACCTTATGACCAAATGATGAATCAGTGTGAAGCACTTATGAACGGTAAGCAGCAAAAGATGTCTGTTCTTAGAAGTTTCAAACCCGAAGCAGCCAAAGCTATAACTTTCtctgaagaagatgaaaagGAGGAAGTCTTTCTTCTCAAGGAG ACAGAAGAAGCTAATGAAGATGATCAGAAGGCACTGGCACCAGTCCAACCTCAAGGCCAGCTCGCATCCTGCTCACACGGAGTGGAACAAGATTCGTTTCGGTTACCTCCTTCAAGCCCCTACGATGAATTTTTGAAAGCAGCCGGATGTTAA
- the LOC106365695 gene encoding protein SEMI-ROLLED LEAF 2-like isoform X3, with protein MPLFSCSLLTIVPTLLEQTKDVEVQILGCYTLVDFITLQTENSHMFNLEGLIPKLCQLAQEMGDDERLLRLRSAAMQALAIMVSFIGEHSQLSMDLDMIISVILENYMDLEKGQEDTNELNPVTDYNLEKNMENSKSASYWSMVCLCNIAKLAKETTTVRRVLEPLLNAFDSGDYWSPQKSVASSVLLFLQSRLEESAGGSCHVLVSSLIKHLDHKNVTKQQGIQVNMVKVATCLVVHAKQGASGAMTAVIAELIKHLRKCLQNAAESDLSANETKQNSELQHALENCIAELSKKVGDAGPILDMLAVVLETISTNVYVARTTASAILRAALIVSVVPNVTYHKKVFPDALFHQLLLAMSHTDCETRVVAHSIFSVLLLGTLCLPWSDQHKETSDAVEESLNSDQYKDVNHTSLSSLKDVDGDIKSLCSLRLSSNQVNMLLSSLWIQATSTGNTPANFEAMASTYSTTILFSLAKRSKHMALVWCFQLAFSLRNLSLNQNGGLQLSRRRSIFTFASYLLILSAKISNIPELIPIVKESLTAQMVDPCLVLEGDIRLRAVCSGSETDDSDALNSSVIVANDSRLKDIVITHFTSKFPTLSEEEQSNLRKEINSDFCRDDAHPLVAPLFMDTAGSDSPLNQIELPAFEEVELPAIVALEGISPGVSGSQSGHTTSLSTNTNPVDVLSVNELLESVSETARQVASLPVSSLPVPYDQMMNQCEALMNGKQQKMSVLRSFKPEAAKAITFSEEDEKEEVFLLKETEEANEDDQKALAPVQPQGQLASCSHGVEQDSFRLPPSSPYDEFLKAAGC; from the exons AT GCCTTTGTTTTCCTGTAGTTTGCTAACCATTGTCCCAACTCTTTTGGAGCAAACAAAAGATGTTGAAGTTCAGATCTTGGGTTGCTATACCCTTGTTGACTTTATAACCTTACAG ACTGAGAATTCACACATGTTCAACTTAGaaggtctaatccctaaacTTTGTCAACTTGCTCAAGAAATGGGGGATGATGAAAGATTACTCCGATTACGGTCTGCAGCAATGCAGGCTTTGGCAATCATG GTATCTTTCATTGGTGAGCATTCCCAACTATCAATGGACTTGGATATG ATTATCTCTGTGATTCTTGAGAATTATATGGATTTGGAGAAGGGTCAAGAAGATACAAACGAACTTAATCCTGTGACTGACTATAACTTGGAGAAAAACAT GGAGAATTCGAAGAGCGCTTCATACTGGTCTATGGTTTGCCTCTGCAATATAGCCAAGTTAGCAAAGGAAACTACAACTGTTCGTCGTGTTCTGGAACCGCTTTTGAATGCTTTTGACAGTGGTGATTACTGGTCTCCACAGAAGAGCGTTGCCTCTTCTGTTCTACTGTTTCTGCAGTCTCGTCTGGAAGAATCAG CAGGAGGGAGCTGTCATGTGTTGGTATCTTCTTTGATCAAGCACTTGGATCATAAGAATGTGACGAAGCAACAAGGTATTCAAGTTAACATGGTTAAGGTAGCCACATGCCTTGTGGTGCATGCTAAGCAGGGGGCTTCAGGAGCGATGACTGCTGTAATAGCTGAGCTGATTAAGCACTTGCGGAAATGCCTGCAAAATGCAGCTGAATCGGATCTCTCTGCTAATGAAACGAAGCAGAACTCTGAGCTTCAGCATGCTTTAGAAAATTGCATTGCGGAGCTCTCAAAAAAG GTTGGGGATGCAGGGCCTATTCTTGATATGTTGGCGGTGGTTCTTGAGACTATATCCACCAATGTATACGTTGCTAGGACCACAGCATCAGCCATTCTCCGTGCTGCACTTATAGTATCAGTGGTCCCAAATGTTACTTACCACAAGAAA GTGTTTCCAGATGCCTTGTTTCACCAACTGCTCCTTGCGATGTCACACACAGATTGTGAAACTAGAGTTGTGGCACACAGTATATTCTCAGTTCTGCTTCTTGGAACTCTTTGTTTGCCTTGGTCAGACCAACATAAGGAAACCTCAGATGCTGTTGAGGAATCCTTAAACAGTGATCAGTATAAAGATGTAAACCACACATCCTTGAGTAGCTTAAAGGATGTAGATGGTGACATTAAG TCGCTATGTTCACTCAGACTCAGTAGTAATCAAGTGAATATGCTCCTTTCATCCCTATGGATCCAAGCAACTTCCACCGGGAATACCCCTGCGAATTTTGAGGCTATGGCCAGCACGTATAGTACCACTATTTTGTTTTCACTAGCAAAG AGATCAAAGCACATGGCTCTGGTGTGGTGTTTTCAGCTAGCATTCTCTCTTAGAAATCTCTCGCTGAATCAAAATG GAGGTTTGCAGCTCTCTCGTAGAAGATCGATCTTCACATTTGCATCATACTTGCTCATTTTAAGTGCCAAGATCTCCAATATACCTGAGCTAATTCCAATAGTCAAAGAATCTTTAACTGCTCAAATG GTTGATCCTTGTCTTGTTCTGGAAGGAGATATCAGACTTCGGGCTGTATGTTCTGGATCTGAGACAGATGATAGTGATGCTCTCAACTCGTCAGTGATTGTTGCAAATGATAGTCGCCTGAAGGATATCGTTATCACTCATTTTACATCGAAGTTTCCGACATTATCCGAG GAGGAGCAATCAAATCTGAGAAAGGAGATTAACTCAGATTTTTGCCGAGATGATGCACACCCTCTTGTTGCACCATTGTTCATGGATACAGCTGGATCTGATTCTCCTCTTAATCAAATAGAACTTCCAGCTTTTGAAGAG GTTGAGCTTCCAGCAATAGTAGCATTGGAAGGCATTTCCCCGGGTGTTAGTGGGAGTCAGTCTGGGCACACAACATCATTGTCCACAAACACTAACCCTGTAGATGTTCTGAGTGTCAACGAGTTGTTAGAATCG GTGTCAGAAACTGCTCGGCAAGTTGCAAGTCTCCCTGTTTCCTCGCTTCCTGTACCTTATGACCAAATGATGAATCAGTGTGAAGCACTTATGAACGGTAAGCAGCAAAAGATGTCTGTTCTTAGAAGTTTCAAACCCGAAGCAGCCAAAGCTATAACTTTCtctgaagaagatgaaaagGAGGAAGTCTTTCTTCTCAAGGAG ACAGAAGAAGCTAATGAAGATGATCAGAAGGCACTGGCACCAGTCCAACCTCAAGGCCAGCTCGCATCCTGCTCACACGGAGTGGAACAAGATTCGTTTCGGTTACCTCCTTCAAGCCCCTACGATGAATTTTTGAAAGCAGCCGGATGTTAA
- the LOC111213897 gene encoding uncharacterized protein LOC111213897 — MAFTDVRDGSKGFVKRVASSFSMRKKKNATSTGGGNNEPKLLPRSKSTGSTNYESMKLTSAKKIQDATIKTRTKPSSPRREKIDDRGGGRTNKSFAKWRSFDDSDSIWLSSDCASPTSLLEERRLSVAFRFSVDDSVVSWLSNLANSLNHQDAASAKDRFRIPRSSKESAEKKVSFSQLESEKPSLAHEISAEVLESKSITKVDEPLFWPYEQRFDWTPEDILKHFSMSPRRKKLLNAKMSSGNSSPRSMRAQLLQARKVDLKDGCKKKLVFNGPVTNTSKKIPELKRTFSHKKNESSNKNEPIRNCVKRNKSLPSRLRKSSKPCSKVVPIEAAEEVIIAEERAKAEITTRKLINRRSKTMLEDDFAFLNDFSIEKAVGLGEFKGREGIDSEFNSDTFLFDDSL; from the coding sequence ATGGCTTTCACGGATGTGAGAGATGGGTCCAAAGGCTTTGTGAAGAGGGTGGCTTCATCTTTCTccatgaggaagaagaagaatgcaaCAAGTACAGGAGGAGGAAACAATGAACCCAAGTTGCTTCCGAGATCTAAATCAACAGGTTCTACTAACTATGAATCCATGAAGTTAACTTCAGCAAAGAAGATTCAAGATGCTACAATCAAAACAAGGACCAAACCATCATCACCAAGACGGGAAAAAATTGATGATCGTGGTGGTGGTAGGACGAACAAGAGCTTTGCAAAATGGAGAAGCTTTGATGATAGTGATTCTATATGGTTATCTTCAGATTGTGCGTCTCCTACTTCTCTTCTTGAAGAGCGGAGGCTATCTGTTGCGTTTCGTTTCTCGGTTGATGATAGTGTAGTCTCTTGGTTATCAAACCTTGCAAATTCTCTGAATCATCAAGATGCAGCTTCGGCTAAAGACCGTTTTAGAATCCCAAGGAGCAGCAAGGAGAGTGCAGAGAAGAAAGTCAGCTTCTCACAACTTGAATCAGAGAAGCCTTCTTTGGCTCATGAGATAAGTGCAGAGGTGTTGGAATCTAAGAGCATTACTAAAGTTGATGAGCCGCTTTTCTGGCCGTATGAGCAGAGATTTGACTGGACACCAGAGGATATCTTGAAGCATTTCTCAATGTCGCCTCGGAGAAAGAAGTTACTGAACGCCAAAATGTCTTCAGGTAACTCCTCCCCAAGATCCATGAGAGCACAACTTCTCCAGGCAAGAAAAGTAGATCTCAAAGACGGGTGTAAGAAAAAGCTTGTGTTCAATGGTCCTGTAACAAACACATCCAAGAAGATTCCAGAGCTTAAAAGAACATTCAGCCACAAGAAAAATGAGAGCAGCAACAAGAACGAGCCCATCAGGAACTGTGTGAAGAGGAACAAGAGTTTGCCATCACGGTTAAGAAAATCGAGCAAACCATGTTCAAAGGTTGTACCTATAGAAGCTGCTGAAGAAGTGATTATTGCGGAAGAACGAGCCAAAGCGGAAATAACTACTAGAAAGCTGATTAACCGCAGAAGCAAGACAATGTTGGAAGATGATTTTGCATTTTTGAATGATTTCTCAATTGAAAAAGCGGTGGGGCTTGGCGAGTTTAAGGGTAGAGAGGGTATAGATTCAGAGTTTAACTCTGACACTTTCTTGTTTGATGATTCTCTCTGA